Proteins co-encoded in one Hyla sarda isolate aHylSar1 chromosome 4, aHylSar1.hap1, whole genome shotgun sequence genomic window:
- the KIF23 gene encoding kinesin-like protein KIF23 isoform X1: MLKPPRTKPPRRAPPKKPSNSGQKDPVGVYCRVRPLSPSDQECCIEVINETTVQLHPPDGCRVNRNGEYKETQYSFKQVFGTLVTQKDLFDVVAKPLVEDLVRGKNGLLFTYGVTGSGKTYTMTGSPGQGGLLPRCLHMIFNSINGFQAKRYIFKTDDKNGIEVQNEVDALLERQKRDALPQVAPKTPLSRQKLEPEFADMINIEDGCKIEDIDEDSVYSVFVSYIEIYNNYIYDLLEEVPIDPIKPKWNTPGKNAEFIPPQSKILREDQCHNMYVAGCTEVEVKTTEEAFDVFWRGQKRRRIANTQLNRESSRSHSVFIIKLAQAPLDADGDNVLQEKEQVTVSQLSLVDLAGSERTNRTKAEGSRLREAGNINQSLMTLRTCIEALRENQMCGTNKMVPYRDSKLTHLFKNYFDGEGKVRMIVCVNPKADDHEESLQVMRFAEMTQEVEVARPVDKPICGLTPGRRYRNQAFKEELTRRLEDRGGPVNGEVDEPAVIEVLIQSFPPIPSCELLDANDDQTLPRLMEALEKRRRVRLMIAEEFNKTATSFRAMLQDLNGVVAAKETIAQGRMTEKERTIASQKSEIERLEKKIKTLEYKIDILEKTTSIYEDEKRNLQQDLESNQQKLQRQLSDKRRLEARLQGLVTENTMKWEKECERRVAAKQIEMQNKLWVKDEKLKQLTAIVTDSKGNRPERPSRERDREPKVPIRSISPSPVPLPGNPVSQPPHNHATPARLHLHRRSNSSSSISVASCVSQWEQKTPQQKAESKMGPNRRRWEPESARKYNAAENRTGYQASIVQAELEEEQCSRNVPPVHNRHRRSRSAGAERWVDHKPSGSVETETVMQPHVPNSIKVSIASEKALAKCDKYMLTHQQLASDGEIETKLIKGDVFRTRGGGQSVQFTDIETLRQESPPGTSRKRRSSGSNQPPQVENTDSEWTDVETRCSMAVEMRAGSNLGPGYQHYAIPKRRKP, encoded by the exons CAGAACCAAACCTCCCCGGAGGGCGCCTCCCAAGAAACCTTCTAACAGTGGACAGAAGGACCCAGTTGGT GTTTACTGCAGGGTGCGTCCTCTTAGTCCCTCAGACCAGGAATGCTGCATTGAAGTGATTAATGAGACCACAGTCCAGCTGCACCCCCCAGATGGGTGTAGAGTTAACAGAAACGGTGAATATAAAGAG ACCCAGTATTCCTTTAAACAAGTTTTTGGAACACTGGTGACACAAAAAGACCTTTTTGATGTTGTTGCTAAGCCTCTGGTAGAAGATCTAGTTCGTGGTAAAAATG GACTACTTTTCACATATGGGGTGACTGGAAGTGGAAAAACGTACACAATGACTGGGTCTCCAGGACAAGGAGGACTTCTTCCTCGATGTCTCCACATGATCTTCAACAGCATAAATGGTTTCCAGGCTAAGAGATAT ATTTTTAAGACCGATGATAAAAATGGCATAGAAGTGCAGAATGAGGTGGACGCCTTATTAGAGCGTCAGAAGAGAGATGCTCTGCCGCAGGTAGCCCCAAAAACTCCTTTAAGCAG GCAGAAACTGGAGCCTGAATTTGCTGATATGATAAATATTGAAGACGGCTGCAAAATAGAAGACATAGATGAAGACAGCGTATACAGCGTCTTCGTGTCCTATATTGAAATCTACAATAACTACATCTATGATCTTCTAGAGGAAGTTCCAATAGATCCTATTAAACCAAA GTGGAACACGCCGGGAAAGAATGCAGAGTTTAT ACCACCACAGTCAAAGATCTTGCGTGAAGACCAGTGCCACAACATGTATGTTGCGGGATGTACGGAAGTTGAAGTTAAAACCACTGAAGAGGCTTTTGATGTCTTCTGGAGAG gtcagaagagaagaagaattGCAAACACACAGTTAAACCGTGAGTCCAGCCGCTCCCACAGTGTATTCATAATAAAGTTAGCACAAGCCCCACTTGATGCCGATGGAGATAATGTTTTGCAG GAAAAGGAGCAAGTAACAGTGAGCCAGCTCTCGCTTGTAGATCTGGCTGGTAGTGAGAGAACAAATCGCACAAAAGCTGAGGGAAGCAGGCTACGTGAAGCAG GAAATATCAACCAATCCCTTATGACGTTAAGAACTTGTATTGAGGCTCTACGAGAAAACCAGATGTGTGGAACCAATAAG ATGGTCCCCTATCGAGACTCCAAGTTAACTCATCTCTTCAAGAATTATTTTGATGGTGAAGGGAAAGTTCGAATGATAGTTTGTGTTAATCCCAAAGCAGATGACCATGAAGAGAGTTTG CAAGTTATGCGCTTTGCTGAAATGACCCAGGAAGTTGAAGTTGCTCGACCTGTAGACAAACCAATTTGTGGCCTCACTCCTGGACGTCGTTATAGGAATCAAGCATTCAAAGAAGAACTTACACGTAGACTGGAGGATAGAGGTGGTCCAGTCAATGGAG AGGTTGATGAACCAGCAGTAATAGAGGTGCTAATTCAAAGCTTCCCTCCGATTCCATCCTGTGAGCTTTTGGATGCTAATGATGATCAAACTCTTCCACGGCTCATGGAGGCCCTTGAGAAACGGCGCCGTGTTCGCCTAATGATTGCAGAAGAATTCAACAAGACTG CTACCTCCTTCAGAGCCATGCTTCAAGACCTTAATGGTGTAGTGGCAGCAAAGGAGACCATAGCGCAAGGAAGAATGACTGAGAAGGAGAGGACTATAGCGTCTCAGAAAAGTGAAATAGAACGActagaaaagaaaataaaaactctGGAGTACAAA ATTGATATTTTGGAGAAGACTACCTCCATCTATGAAGACGAAAAGCGCAATTTACAACAAGACCTCGAGTCAAACCAGCAGAAATTGCAGCGTCAGCTGTCTGACAAGAGGCGGCTGGAGGCACGGCTGCAAGGCTTGGTGACAGAGAATACCATGAAATGGGAAAAGGAATGT GAACGTCGTGTGGCAGCCAAACAGATAGAGATGCAGAATAAGCTGTGGGTAAAAGATGAAAAGTTAAAACAGCTTACAGCAATTGTAACAGACTCTAAAGGCAACAGACCAGAAAGGCCAagtagagagagagacagagaaccGAAGGTTCCCATCAGATCCATCTCTCCTTCACCTGTACCT TTGCCTGGTAACCCTGTTTCCCAGCCTCCCCACAACCATGCTACCCCTGCTCGATTACATCTGCACAGGCGTTCAAACTCCAGCAGCAGCATATCCGTGGCCTCCTGTGTTTCACAGTGGGAGCAGAAAACGCCGCAGCAGAAAGCAGAAAGCAAGATGGGCCCCAACCGCAGGCGGTGGGAGCCAGAGTCAGCTAGAAAGTATAATGCAGCAGAGAACAGAACAGGTTATCAGGCATCCATCGTACAGGCAGAGCTAGAAGAGGAACAGTGTTCCAGG AACGTCCCCCCAGTGCACAACAGACACCgccgctctcggtcagcgggggCAGAGAGATGGGTAGACCATAAGCCGTCCGGTAGTGTGGAGACGGAGACAGTCATGCAACCTCATGTCCCCAACTCCATCAAAGTATCTATTGCCAGCGAAAAGGCGCTGGCAAAGTGTGATAAGTACATGCTGACACACCAGCAGCTGGCCTCGGATGGGGAGATTGAAACTAAACTCATTAAG GGTGATGTGTTCCGgactagaggaggaggtcagtctgTACAATTCACTGACATTGAGACACTCCGGCAAGAGTCCCCTCCAGGCACCAG CCGGAAACGCAGATCTTCCGGATCTAATCAGCCCCCACAGGTCGAGAACACTGATTCTGAGTGGACAGATGTGGAAACCAGA tgTTCGATGGCAGTGGAAATGAGAGCAGGATCCAACTTGGGACCTGGGTACCAGCATTATGCTATTCCCAA GCGCCGGAAACCTTAA
- the KIF23 gene encoding kinesin-like protein KIF23 isoform X2 — protein MLKPPTKPPRRAPPKKPSNSGQKDPVGVYCRVRPLSPSDQECCIEVINETTVQLHPPDGCRVNRNGEYKETQYSFKQVFGTLVTQKDLFDVVAKPLVEDLVRGKNGLLFTYGVTGSGKTYTMTGSPGQGGLLPRCLHMIFNSINGFQAKRYIFKTDDKNGIEVQNEVDALLERQKRDALPQVAPKTPLSRQKLEPEFADMINIEDGCKIEDIDEDSVYSVFVSYIEIYNNYIYDLLEEVPIDPIKPKWNTPGKNAEFIPPQSKILREDQCHNMYVAGCTEVEVKTTEEAFDVFWRGQKRRRIANTQLNRESSRSHSVFIIKLAQAPLDADGDNVLQEKEQVTVSQLSLVDLAGSERTNRTKAEGSRLREAGNINQSLMTLRTCIEALRENQMCGTNKMVPYRDSKLTHLFKNYFDGEGKVRMIVCVNPKADDHEESLQVMRFAEMTQEVEVARPVDKPICGLTPGRRYRNQAFKEELTRRLEDRGGPVNGEVDEPAVIEVLIQSFPPIPSCELLDANDDQTLPRLMEALEKRRRVRLMIAEEFNKTATSFRAMLQDLNGVVAAKETIAQGRMTEKERTIASQKSEIERLEKKIKTLEYKIDILEKTTSIYEDEKRNLQQDLESNQQKLQRQLSDKRRLEARLQGLVTENTMKWEKECERRVAAKQIEMQNKLWVKDEKLKQLTAIVTDSKGNRPERPSRERDREPKVPIRSISPSPVPLPGNPVSQPPHNHATPARLHLHRRSNSSSSISVASCVSQWEQKTPQQKAESKMGPNRRRWEPESARKYNAAENRTGYQASIVQAELEEEQCSRNVPPVHNRHRRSRSAGAERWVDHKPSGSVETETVMQPHVPNSIKVSIASEKALAKCDKYMLTHQQLASDGEIETKLIKGDVFRTRGGGQSVQFTDIETLRQESPPGTSRKRRSSGSNQPPQVENTDSEWTDVETRCSMAVEMRAGSNLGPGYQHYAIPKRRKP, from the exons AACCAAACCTCCCCGGAGGGCGCCTCCCAAGAAACCTTCTAACAGTGGACAGAAGGACCCAGTTGGT GTTTACTGCAGGGTGCGTCCTCTTAGTCCCTCAGACCAGGAATGCTGCATTGAAGTGATTAATGAGACCACAGTCCAGCTGCACCCCCCAGATGGGTGTAGAGTTAACAGAAACGGTGAATATAAAGAG ACCCAGTATTCCTTTAAACAAGTTTTTGGAACACTGGTGACACAAAAAGACCTTTTTGATGTTGTTGCTAAGCCTCTGGTAGAAGATCTAGTTCGTGGTAAAAATG GACTACTTTTCACATATGGGGTGACTGGAAGTGGAAAAACGTACACAATGACTGGGTCTCCAGGACAAGGAGGACTTCTTCCTCGATGTCTCCACATGATCTTCAACAGCATAAATGGTTTCCAGGCTAAGAGATAT ATTTTTAAGACCGATGATAAAAATGGCATAGAAGTGCAGAATGAGGTGGACGCCTTATTAGAGCGTCAGAAGAGAGATGCTCTGCCGCAGGTAGCCCCAAAAACTCCTTTAAGCAG GCAGAAACTGGAGCCTGAATTTGCTGATATGATAAATATTGAAGACGGCTGCAAAATAGAAGACATAGATGAAGACAGCGTATACAGCGTCTTCGTGTCCTATATTGAAATCTACAATAACTACATCTATGATCTTCTAGAGGAAGTTCCAATAGATCCTATTAAACCAAA GTGGAACACGCCGGGAAAGAATGCAGAGTTTAT ACCACCACAGTCAAAGATCTTGCGTGAAGACCAGTGCCACAACATGTATGTTGCGGGATGTACGGAAGTTGAAGTTAAAACCACTGAAGAGGCTTTTGATGTCTTCTGGAGAG gtcagaagagaagaagaattGCAAACACACAGTTAAACCGTGAGTCCAGCCGCTCCCACAGTGTATTCATAATAAAGTTAGCACAAGCCCCACTTGATGCCGATGGAGATAATGTTTTGCAG GAAAAGGAGCAAGTAACAGTGAGCCAGCTCTCGCTTGTAGATCTGGCTGGTAGTGAGAGAACAAATCGCACAAAAGCTGAGGGAAGCAGGCTACGTGAAGCAG GAAATATCAACCAATCCCTTATGACGTTAAGAACTTGTATTGAGGCTCTACGAGAAAACCAGATGTGTGGAACCAATAAG ATGGTCCCCTATCGAGACTCCAAGTTAACTCATCTCTTCAAGAATTATTTTGATGGTGAAGGGAAAGTTCGAATGATAGTTTGTGTTAATCCCAAAGCAGATGACCATGAAGAGAGTTTG CAAGTTATGCGCTTTGCTGAAATGACCCAGGAAGTTGAAGTTGCTCGACCTGTAGACAAACCAATTTGTGGCCTCACTCCTGGACGTCGTTATAGGAATCAAGCATTCAAAGAAGAACTTACACGTAGACTGGAGGATAGAGGTGGTCCAGTCAATGGAG AGGTTGATGAACCAGCAGTAATAGAGGTGCTAATTCAAAGCTTCCCTCCGATTCCATCCTGTGAGCTTTTGGATGCTAATGATGATCAAACTCTTCCACGGCTCATGGAGGCCCTTGAGAAACGGCGCCGTGTTCGCCTAATGATTGCAGAAGAATTCAACAAGACTG CTACCTCCTTCAGAGCCATGCTTCAAGACCTTAATGGTGTAGTGGCAGCAAAGGAGACCATAGCGCAAGGAAGAATGACTGAGAAGGAGAGGACTATAGCGTCTCAGAAAAGTGAAATAGAACGActagaaaagaaaataaaaactctGGAGTACAAA ATTGATATTTTGGAGAAGACTACCTCCATCTATGAAGACGAAAAGCGCAATTTACAACAAGACCTCGAGTCAAACCAGCAGAAATTGCAGCGTCAGCTGTCTGACAAGAGGCGGCTGGAGGCACGGCTGCAAGGCTTGGTGACAGAGAATACCATGAAATGGGAAAAGGAATGT GAACGTCGTGTGGCAGCCAAACAGATAGAGATGCAGAATAAGCTGTGGGTAAAAGATGAAAAGTTAAAACAGCTTACAGCAATTGTAACAGACTCTAAAGGCAACAGACCAGAAAGGCCAagtagagagagagacagagaaccGAAGGTTCCCATCAGATCCATCTCTCCTTCACCTGTACCT TTGCCTGGTAACCCTGTTTCCCAGCCTCCCCACAACCATGCTACCCCTGCTCGATTACATCTGCACAGGCGTTCAAACTCCAGCAGCAGCATATCCGTGGCCTCCTGTGTTTCACAGTGGGAGCAGAAAACGCCGCAGCAGAAAGCAGAAAGCAAGATGGGCCCCAACCGCAGGCGGTGGGAGCCAGAGTCAGCTAGAAAGTATAATGCAGCAGAGAACAGAACAGGTTATCAGGCATCCATCGTACAGGCAGAGCTAGAAGAGGAACAGTGTTCCAGG AACGTCCCCCCAGTGCACAACAGACACCgccgctctcggtcagcgggggCAGAGAGATGGGTAGACCATAAGCCGTCCGGTAGTGTGGAGACGGAGACAGTCATGCAACCTCATGTCCCCAACTCCATCAAAGTATCTATTGCCAGCGAAAAGGCGCTGGCAAAGTGTGATAAGTACATGCTGACACACCAGCAGCTGGCCTCGGATGGGGAGATTGAAACTAAACTCATTAAG GGTGATGTGTTCCGgactagaggaggaggtcagtctgTACAATTCACTGACATTGAGACACTCCGGCAAGAGTCCCCTCCAGGCACCAG CCGGAAACGCAGATCTTCCGGATCTAATCAGCCCCCACAGGTCGAGAACACTGATTCTGAGTGGACAGATGTGGAAACCAGA tgTTCGATGGCAGTGGAAATGAGAGCAGGATCCAACTTGGGACCTGGGTACCAGCATTATGCTATTCCCAA GCGCCGGAAACCTTAA